A stretch of the Panicum virgatum strain AP13 chromosome 9N, P.virgatum_v5, whole genome shotgun sequence genome encodes the following:
- the LOC120693236 gene encoding uncharacterized protein LOC120693236, producing the protein MAAAGGMRPRPTARGGWLRVHVVGSAPGDDDKAMHRTYGRGASRLAEWMIRPGRPCGVQAGATPSNQRASSVGPPLHCYSSPFEPWVSAAVPPPFSRARRLYPRLAPSPPRLAPPPASTRSSPRIVILDRAVAVTGAPHFAFARPCPQHGPPHQRERRGGGRRALPRRRIQIHERWAATAVAIVASVATAPANQRRRASEAELSDLASATRGARGLLLGCVAEEGVEGAGHGKVPGQLQLADGSDDGRVRPLLVASPRTPAPATEFIPSASTDHAGVKTANLCIERPCNLNLIQHKLFQGLPEPKLQVLKFDRNLLKSLSYGINRCTVTQSRP; encoded by the exons atggcggcggccggcggcatgcGGCCCCGCCCGACGGCAAGAGGGGGCTGGTTACGCGTCCACGTCGTCGGGTCCGCTCCCGGCGATGACGACAAGGCCATGCACCGCACGTATGGTCGTGGCGCAAGCAGGCTAGCTGAGTGGATGATCCGGCCCGGGCGCCCG TGCGGCGTCCAAGCTGGCGCAACCCCTTCCAATCAAAGGGCGTCCTCCGTCGGGCCGCCtctccactgctactcctcgCCATTCGAGCCGTGGGTGAGCGCCGCCGTCCCACCGCCTTtctcgcgcgcgcgccggctcTACCCCCGCTTGGCCCCCTCGCCtccccgcctcgcgccgccgccggcctcgacgcGGTCGTCGCCGCGCATCGTCATCCTCGACAGAGCAGTAGCAGTCACCGGGGCTCCGCACTTCGCGTTCGCTCGACCTTGCCCCCAGCACGGACCTCCGCATCAGCGGGAGCGCCGAGGGGGAGGTCGACGAGCTTTGCCGAGGCGCCGCATCCAGATCCACGAGCGCTGGGCTGCCACGGCCGTAGCCATTGTGGCGTCCGTCGCAACTGCCCCGGCCAACCAGCGTCGTCGCGCAAGCGAGGCCGAGCTCTCCGACCTGGCATCCGCCAcgcgcggcgcccgcggcctccTTCTTGGTTGCGTTGCGGAAGAAGGCGTTGAAGGAGCAGGCCACGGCAAGGTCCCTGGACAGCTTCAGCTTGCTGATGGATCAGACGACGGGCGGGTCCGCCCGCTCCTCGTCGCCTCGCCacggacgccggcgccggccaccgagTTCATCCCGTCGGCGTCGACGGACCACGCGGGAG TGAAGACCGCAAACCTCTGTATCGAACGGCCCTGCAACCTCAACCTCATTCAACACAAGCTCTTCCAA GGATTGCCTGAGCCTAAGCTGCAAGTGTTGAAATTTGACAGGAATCTGCTTAAAAG
- the LOC120692271 gene encoding protein DETOXIFICATION 54-like, with translation MRRDSPQAITAVTAARRPYISTPRQGGKGKATSRAQKQTAADASAASFTQSTSSGDCTRWVGMAIPLQGKDGKGGGGGQVGAGDDQPSVAAELRALWGMAAPITALNCVVYLRALVSVLCLGRLGPLDLAGGALAIGLTNITGHSVLFGLASGLEPLCAQAFGSRNHDLLTLSLQRAMLLLFLAALPIALLWLNVGPILVALGQDPTISAPAAAYARFALPDLAASVVLQPLRVYLRSQGITRPMAACSAIAVALHVPLNVLLVFGLGFGVRGVAAAQALTNTNMLLFLLAYIHWARACDDTWRGWARPAAVASGLPGLARLAVPSCVGVCLEWWWYEVVTVLAGYLPNPAAAVGAAGVLIQTTSLMYTVPMALAACVSTRVGNELGAGKPRRARMAAMVALWCALAIGAVHVAWTAALSRQWVELFTTERAVVRLAAAAMPILGLCELGNCPQTTGCGVLRGTARPAVGARINLLSFYLVGTPVAVYLAFGARAGFSGLWLGLLSAQATCVALVLAAVVWRTDWQVEALRAKKLAGLELTTTAAAEESKRLVAANGEPAEDV, from the exons ATGAGGAGGGACAGCCCGCAGGCAATCACTGcggtgacggcggcgaggcgaccaTATATATCCACCCCCAGGCAGGGAGGCAAAGGCAAGGCAACCAGCCGGGCGCAGAAACaaaccgccgccgacgcctctgCTGCCTCTTTCACACAGAGCACTAGCAGTGGTGACTGCACccgttgggttggcatggccaTCCCGCTCCAGGGGAAggacggcaagggcggcggcggcggccaggtgggGGCGGGCGACGACCAGccgtcggtggcggcggagctccgcgcgctgtggggcatggcggcgCCGATCACGGCGCTCAACTGCGTGGTGTACCTGCGCGCGCTGGTGTCCGTGCTCTGCCTCGGCCGCCTGGGCCCGctggacctcgccggcggcgcgctcgccATCGGGCTCACCAACATCACGGGCCACAGCGTGCTCTTCGGCCTCGCGTCGGGGCTCGAGCCGCTCTGCGCGCAGGCCTTCGGCTCCCGCAACCACGACCTCCTCACCCTCTCCCTCCAGCGCGCCATGCTGCTGCTCTTCCTCGCCGCGCTCCCCATCGCGCTGCTCTGGCTCAACGTCGGCCCCATCCTCGTGGCGCTCGGCCAGGACCCCACCatctccgcccccgccgccgcctacgcGCGCTTCGCGCTCCCGGACCTCGCCGCCAGCGTCGTGCTCCAGCCGCTCCGGGTGTACCTCCGCTCCCAGGGGATCACCAGGCCCATGGCGGCCTGCTCCGCGATCGCCGTCGCGCTCCACGTCCCGCTCAACGTGCTCCTCGTCTTCGGCCTCGGCTTCGGCGtccgcggcgtcgccgccgcgcaggcgctCACCAACACCAACATGCTGCTCTTCCTGCTCGCCTACATCCACTGGGCGCGCGCCTGCGACGACACGTGGAGGGGGTGGGCGCGCCCCGCCGCGGTCGCCAGCGGCCTGCCCGGGCTCGCCAGGCTCGCCGTGCCCAGCTGCGTCGGCGTCTGCCTCGAGTGGTGGTGGTACGAGGTCGTCACCGTGCTCGCCGGCTACCTGcccaaccccgccgccgccgtcggcgccgcggGGGTGCTCATCCAGACCACCAGCCTCATGTACACCGTGCCCATGGCGCTCGCGGCCTGCGTGTCCACCAGG GTGGGCAACGAGCTGGGCGCCGGCAAGCCCCGGCGCGCGCGGatggcggcgatggtggcgctGTGGTGCGCGCTGGCGATCGGCGCGGTCCACGTGgcgtggacggcggcgctgAGCCGGCAGTGGGTGGAGCTGTTCACGACGGAGCGGGCGGTGgtgcggctggcggcggcggcgatgcccaTCCTGGGGCTGTGCGAGCTGGGCAACTGCCCGCAGACCACGGGGTGCGGCGTGCTCCGCGgcacggcgcggccggccgtggGCGCCCGCATCAACCTCCTCTCCTTCTACCTGGTGGGCACCCCCGTGGCGGTGTACCTGGCGTTCGGCGCCCGCGCCGGGTTCAGCGGCCTCTGGTTGGGGCTCCTCTCGGCGCAGGCCACCTGCGTGGCGCtcgtgctcgccgccgtcgtgtgGCGCACCGACTGGCAGGTCGAGGCACTCCGCGCCAAGAAGCTGGCGGGCCTGGAGCTCacgaccaccgccgccgccgaggagagcAAGCGCCTCGTCGCCGCCAACGGCGAGCCGGCGGAGGACGTCTAG